The region TGTCGATCAGCTCAATAAAGATCAGGAGTTGCTTGCGGTGGTAGTTAGACGTGCCGGTTCTTTGCCTTTCGTGCAGGAGCACCTCGCGCAAGGCCTCGTGTGTCTCGTTTAGCTTCACTTGCAGGTTGTAGAGCTCTTTCTGCAGGGCCTCCTGCTCCTGGCTCTCGGTAGCCAGTTTGCCGCGCAACTGTATGTAGCGGGCTGTCTGCCGCAGACAGTCGATGATGAGGTTTTCGGTTTGCCGCCTTTGCAGCAGTGAATGGAATAGAAGCGAAAGCAGCAGGGCCCACAGGCCGCCTGCTCCAATCAGCAAGCCATGTATAAGAATGTCGGCACCGGTTTGGGCGTGTACGAAGCTGAGTACAATGGCCATCAGCCCCGCAAAAGACACCAGGGAAGCCCGAAAGCCATAGACCGAGATAAAGGAAATGGAAAAAACCAGCACCGCCAGCACCGGAAGCAGCAGATACAGACTGCCCGATACCAGGTGAATGGCCATACTGGCTAACATGGCAATGGCAGCAGAAACGAGTATACCTATGGTCTTATGCTGTCTGCTGCCCGCCACATCGCTCCCCGAAGCCAGCATAACCCCAATGGTAATGCTCAGGAAGTAGGTCACCTGCCCGAGCCATACTCCCAGTGCAAGAGGCACAGCAGCGCCAAACGTAATTACCAGTGCCTTTACAAAGTCGGTACTCTTGATAAATTGTCTCAACTCTTGAAGCATAATGCTAATGTACGGGAAGTAGCGGCACGAAGCAGCATCAGTAGCCAGAACTATCGCTATCCCATAATTTTTCTATGTATTCAAGTATAAGCAGAAGCATTCGGACATATTGCGGGCATCCTAGAGAAGCTGCTCCCCGTTATACTGCTCGTATACAGGAACAGACGTATAGTTGCAAGGTGGAAACCAGGTAAATCTCCTATCACTCTCTTTAATTAAAAGGGCTTTATGAAATGGCAAGGCAGAAGAAAAAGCAGCAATATAGAAGACCGTAGAGGACAATCAGCAGGTGGTGGCAGAGGCATCAGTCCCATGCTGCTTATCCCTTTGTTCCGGCTCCTTTTCTCGAAAGTGGGGCTGGTTATTGTGGGGGTACTGTTGCTGCTGATGTTTTTGACAGGAACCAACCCGATAGCGCTCCTGCAGCAGTTTGTGGGCGGCGAGCCGCAGTATGCACAGCAAACCGAATACCAGCCAAGCCCGGAAGAGCAGGCGCTGGCCGACCAGACGGCTGTTGTGCTGGCAGATACCGAAGATGTCTGGAATAATCTCCTGCAAGGGTACCGGGAGCCCACGCTGGTGCTGTTTTCGGAGCAGGTAAACTCTGCCTGCGGGCTTGCTTCTTCCGCCACAGGCCCATTCTATTGTCCCGGCGATGAGAAGCTGTACATCGATCTTAGCTTTTTTGGCGAAATGGATCGGAAGCTGGGTGCTCCGGGAGACTTTGCGCAGGCCTATGTGGTGGGCCATGAAGTGGGGCACCACATACAGAAGCTCACGGGTACTATGGAGCAGGTAAACGCCATGCGGGGCAGACTATCCGAAGCGGAGTTTAACAAACTCATGGTAAGGTTAGAGCTTCAGGCTGATTTCTATGCCGGCGTGTGGGCGCATCATACGCAACGGTCAACAGGTTTTCTGGAGCCCGGCGACCTGGAAGAAGCCCTGAATGCAGCCAGCGCCATCGGCGATGACCGTCTTCAAAAACAAGCCACCGGCAGGGTAGTGCCAGACTCCTTCACACACGGCACCTCCGCCCAAAGAGTCCGCTGGTTTAGAAAAGGCTTTGAGACAGGCGATGTGTCACAGGGCGATACGTTTAATGCCGAGCAGTTGTAGAGCAATGGTTGTAGACTCGTAGCAATACAGAAAGCCTCTCCAGGAATGGGGAGGCTTTCTGTATTGCTAGTGCGAGCTTGCAGCTCGTATTACATTTCTTAAGGGGTTTCGTTTCTGAAGGATGGGAGCACGAGGCGTTGACAGAGCAAATTTCTCTAACTCTAAAACTTCAATCAATCTACATGCCTTCCAATTGGTCATTAATGTTTTCAGCTTTACCAGAAATAGAGCTTATTTCGTTTGTAACTTCAATCTGGCTTATAGATTCAATTTCTTCCGAGAGACGGTAATCTGTTGTTATTAAATCTAAGAGATCGAAATATTCTTCACAATTAATTAAGCCAATTATATCTTCTGCCTCATTTACTAATTGAGACACGATAAAAATTGGCTTTTCTTCTTTGCCCTGAATTGATCTTGTTTTTTCTTTACACTCATCGGAAAAGTAATTTTCTAATTCCCCTCTTAATATAAAAATATTATGAGTTCGAAGCAGGTGCATAAACTCTTGAACTTTAACCTTATGCTCTTCCTTAATTTGCTCAAACTTTTTTATTCTTAAAGGCTCTTTTATTCGATTCTGAATTTCTTTAGAATCGATTTTTAAGCCTTCACTTTCGAGGTAGCTTTTAAACTCATTTATTTTTTCTATAATTTTTACTGCGAGACTCCTATTAGCTGAAATCTGACTGTTAAATGCATTATAACTGTCTTTTATAGATGAGAGAGATCTAACATTTGTTAAGAAGCTAGAAAACTGCCTTAACAGGAAATCAAAATCAGCAAGTATGTAGCAGTCTATACCTAATTCAGTAAGCTTATTATAATATTTACTGAATTCAGTCTTACCACCAACTGCAATCACAGAACAGTTTTTATCATTTAGCCAATTTTCTCCTAATGACTTCTCTTTGACTTTACCATAATACTTTGAAGCTGCTTCTAAGATGTATTTTTCACCACCTTCAACAAGTATAACTTTATCAGCAAAGAACATCTCGGAATTTTGAGATTTAATAAGAATCTGTTTCTCCTTTGAATCGTCAAAAGTTGTGTTTTTGCCTATAGTACCTAAAGTTTTATCTTTTCTAATCGAGATTATATTAAAATTGTCATGAGCGGAGGTAATGAACTCTGTAGAGTGCGTAGTGAGAATAACTTGGTTACGATTCCCTTCTAAAAATTCATCAATTCGATTTGAAATAACTCTTCTTGCTTGGGGATGTAAGTAAAGTTCTGGTTCCTCAATAGCTAATAATGAACAATTAGTATGATTATGATTTCGGGTGTAGTAGTGAAAAAGGCCAATGATTACTGCACTTTGAATACCTGAGCCTTTATCTTGAAGTAAGCTGTTAAAACCATCATTCACATAAATTAATGCACTTTTATAAACATCAACTTTTGTGTCTGGATTAAACTGAAAAGAAATAGAAGTATCTGGAAAGGCTACTTTAACTTGGCTATCATTGATTCTGTTTTTTAAGCCTCCAAAAATTGAGTCTGATACATTTTTTAAATTATTAAATGCTTCTGTTAATTCTGGATCTTCCGCATTGATATGGTTTCTCAACAACTTACCATACCAAGACCATTGGTTTATCCTTAATTCGCTTTGAGGATCTCTGAAAGATGGAATAATTGCACTCTGTAAGAATTCTGTTCTGATACT is a window of Pontibacter kalidii DNA encoding:
- the ypfJ gene encoding KPN_02809 family neutral zinc metallopeptidase, whose protein sequence is MKWQGRRKSSNIEDRRGQSAGGGRGISPMLLIPLFRLLFSKVGLVIVGVLLLLMFLTGTNPIALLQQFVGGEPQYAQQTEYQPSPEEQALADQTAVVLADTEDVWNNLLQGYREPTLVLFSEQVNSACGLASSATGPFYCPGDEKLYIDLSFFGEMDRKLGAPGDFAQAYVVGHEVGHHIQKLTGTMEQVNAMRGRLSEAEFNKLMVRLELQADFYAGVWAHHTQRSTGFLEPGDLEEALNAASAIGDDRLQKQATGRVVPDSFTHGTSAQRVRWFRKGFETGDVSQGDTFNAEQL
- a CDS encoding ATP-dependent nuclease, whose product is MYLSRLRIKNYRSINELDLAFKKGKNVIVGKNNAGKSNIIQAIDILLGEGSPTYQKSENISENDFHKGNKDQHITLFCVLERESDESIDFDEIYKNCYGFKVHSTNRNPERHRLSRNSLVEFWEDLDTALDIEEEDNNSYYVSRKRRENRPFEIALDDKYIFAYAFRASFQNGKIHKQCRLFYKESKTNEWIMTFSASIRTEFLQSAIIPSFRDPQSELRINQWSWYGKLLRNHINAEDPELTEAFNNLKNVSDSIFGGLKNRINDSQVKVAFPDTSISFQFNPDTKVDVYKSALIYVNDGFNSLLQDKGSGIQSAVIIGLFHYYTRNHNHTNCSLLAIEEPELYLHPQARRVISNRIDEFLEGNRNQVILTTHSTEFITSAHDNFNIISIRKDKTLGTIGKNTTFDDSKEKQILIKSQNSEMFFADKVILVEGGEKYILEAASKYYGKVKEKSLGENWLNDKNCSVIAVGGKTEFSKYYNKLTELGIDCYILADFDFLLRQFSSFLTNVRSLSSIKDSYNAFNSQISANRSLAVKIIEKINEFKSYLESEGLKIDSKEIQNRIKEPLRIKKFEQIKEEHKVKVQEFMHLLRTHNIFILRGELENYFSDECKEKTRSIQGKEEKPIFIVSQLVNEAEDIIGLINCEEYFDLLDLITTDYRLSEEIESISQIEVTNEISSISGKAENINDQLEGM